The genomic interval GTAATTATTTTTTTGAGATTGCAAAATTAAGAGCTTTTAGAATTTTATGGTCTGCACTTATAAAAGAATATGAAATTGCGGATTTAGAAGCTCATATTTTTGTGCAACCAAGTTTAAGAAACAAAACTATTTATGATTATAATGTGAACTTATTAAGAACAACATCAGAATGTATGAGCGCTATTTTAGGTGGATCAAATACAATTTCTAATGTTTCTTACGATGCCATTTATCATAAATCTAACGAATTCGGAAATCGTATTTCAAGAAATCAATTATTAATATTACAACAAGAAAGTTACTTAGCAGAAGCTCAATGTTTTGCCGAAGGTTCTTATTATATAGAATCAATAACACAACAATTAGCAGAAAACGCATTAACTCTTTTTAAGCAAATAGAAAAAAGTGGCGGTTTTTTAAAACAATTAAAGACCGGCATCATTCAGAAAAAAATTAAAGAAAGTGCTTTAAAAGAAGAAAATAGTTTCATTCAAAAAGAAATTATACTTTTAGGTACAAATTTGCAACAAAATAAGGAAGATAAAATGCAACAAGATTTAGAATTGTATCCTTTTGTTAAGCAAAGAAATATAAAAACACTAGTCCCCCCATTAACTAGAAAACGGCTTTCAGAATCATTAGAAAAGGATCGGTTACATTCTGAAAAAAGTATAGAAGAAAATAAAAATGGATAAAAACAAAGAAATTCTACTTAAACAGAAAAAACAAAATGAGCTAAAACTTGAGATTCAACAATTAAAAAAGAAACTTCCTTCACTTATAATCGGATTTATTTTTTTAGTTACTGTAAGTCTATATTTTTTGGAAGATAAGTTTTATCATTTTTTTAGAAACAGTGTTAACTTTATATTTAGCACCGTTATGCTATTGTGTGTATTCTCTTTAGCTTTTATCTTAAAGAACTATATTAAAATTAAGAAAAGACAAAAAAAAGTAAAAAATATTGGAGTTGAATTATATAAATTAATGAAACTAGACGAGGGCAGCCCTAAAAATGAGTAGAAAAAATTTACAAAATATAAAACTCAAAAATACAGACGTTAACACAAAACCTTCTTTTAATCAAGAAGGTTTTGCTGCTGGTATTGCTCCTAATTTACGAGGTCCCTATGCTACTATGTACGTTAGAAGACCTTGGACAATTAGACAGTATGCTGGTTTTTCTACGGCAGAAGAAAGCAATGCTTTTTATCTAAAAAATTTAGAAGCAGGTCAAAAAGGATTGTCTGTTGCTTTTGACTTAGCAACGCATAGAGGCTATGACTCAGATCACGAACGAGTACAAGGTGATGTTGGTAAAGCTGGTGTTGCCATAGACTCTGTAGAGGATATGAAAATTCTATTTGACAAAATTCCGTTAGATAAGATGTCTGTTTCTATGACTATGAATGGTGCTGTTTTACCCATTTTAGCTTTTT from Polaribacter sejongensis carries:
- a CDS encoding methylmalonyl-CoA mutase subunit beta, which gives rise to MKNSLFDDFLKTTPAAWKNKIQVDLKGADYNDTLLWKTQEGIVVKPFYTQEDRSSLKIKTPKKGFNICETIFVDDEKIANSLAIDALKRGANSVQFIAYKNFDYRKLLLNIDVKSIFIYFQFHFLEDTFQLEVSKFVNSEKTYFQTDIIGNLAETGNWFFNLKEDFIKLERIQKNATNCIAISGDLYQNCGATITQQLAYTLAHANEYLNKFGNTVAEKLSFSFSVGSNYFFEIAKLRAFRILWSALIKEYEIADLEAHIFVQPSLRNKTIYDYNVNLLRTTSECMSAILGGSNTISNVSYDAIYHKSNEFGNRISRNQLLILQQESYLAEAQCFAEGSYYIESITQQLAENALTLFKQIEKSGGFLKQLKTGIIQKKIKESALKEENSFIQKEIILLGTNLQQNKEDKMQQDLELYPFVKQRNIKTLVPPLTRKRLSESLEKDRLHSEKSIEENKNG